The sequence CAGGGGATTTCAATACACGAGCAGATCATTTAAAAATCTATTAGATAAACACAATATGGTGCAAAGTATGTCTAGAGTAGGTAAGTGTATTGATAATGGACCAATCGAGAACTTATGGGGCATCATCAAATCTGAAATGTATTATTTAGAAACGTTTGATTCATCAGAAAAACTCACAAAAGCAATTAAAGATTACATTAAGTTCTATAATCAAGAAAGAATTCAACGTAAATTAAAAAGCCATACACCTTTAGAATATAGGTATATGGCCATCTAATTTTATATTATTTACCGTGTCTACTTGACAAGAGGCTGTTCAGGACACCACTGGGTGTCTTTTTTGTTAAATGGCCTAAAACCAAAAAAGGAGAAGGTCTATGCAAAGAGTTAAGCGTGTCGTTACAGGGTATCTACCAGATGAACGACCAAGTTTCATGAAGATGGTGTTGTTTGCGTTACAACACATATTGGTTATGTTTCCAGCAACGGTATTGGTTGCGCTATTAACAGGGTTTCATATTTCAACCACGATATTTGCGAGTGGATTTGCTACGTTATGCTTTATTCTAGTGACAAAGGGTAAAATCCCCCTTTATTATGGCAGTAGTTTCTCATATATCGCTGCGATTGTAGGGATTACAGGTGCAGAATATGGGACAGTTGCATCCAATAACTTAATTGGAGAGGCACAGTTCGGGATTATGATGTCAGGTCTTGTTTCGATCGGAGTAGGGTTATTGATAAGTAAGTTTGGTGCATCCAAAATTGAAAGAATCTTACCACCGGTTGTAACAGGTCCAATTGCAATGATCATTGGGTTATCGCTTGCAGGAACTGCACTAAGTCAGGCTTCAGGATTTGGGGTAAATAATCCAAACGGTGTTACTGGATTTTGGATTGTTTCACTCGTGACACTTTTAGGTATTATCGTGTTTACCGTGGTTTTCAAAAAAGGTGTACTATCTCAGCTGCCGATATTATTTGGCATACTTTTAGGGTATGTAACTGCACTAATTGTCGATTTCGGATTTGGTGTAGATTTAATCGATTATTCCAATCTGCTTTCAAATCACTTTGTGAGTGTGCCGCACTTTACATTACCCATCCCTTCATGGGCTGCTGTAATTTCGATAATGCCGATTGCGCTTGCCACAATACCAGAATCCACAGCACATTTATATCAACTGGATTTATATATTAATAACTTAGCCAAAGAAAAAGGCGTCACTAGATATGAAATAGAGAGTAAGCTCGGTCTTAACTTAATCGGTGATGGGATTGGAGATATCGCTTCAGCTTTAGTAGGTGGTCCAGCCGGCACAAACTATGGCGAAAACATTTCAACCATGGCAATCACGAAGAACTTTTCTGTCTGGGTATTAGGTAGTGCCGCTGTGATTACGATGATATTGGCGTTTATTACGCCATTAGCGAATTTGGTTTATACCATTCCTCAACCCGTTATTGGTGGCGCAAGTATATATTTGTTTGGGGTTATTGCTGCACAAGGGGTGGCGATTCTCATTGAGAAGAAGGTCGATATGTTCGATTCGAAAAACTTAGGGATTATCGCGGTAATACTTATTGTTGGACTTGGAGGTACGTATGCGTTTCCTAATGGTTCGATTCCGATGTTTG is a genomic window of Paracholeplasma morum containing:
- a CDS encoding uracil-xanthine permease family protein, encoding MQRVKRVVTGYLPDERPSFMKMVLFALQHILVMFPATVLVALLTGFHISTTIFASGFATLCFILVTKGKIPLYYGSSFSYIAAIVGITGAEYGTVASNNLIGEAQFGIMMSGLVSIGVGLLISKFGASKIERILPPVVTGPIAMIIGLSLAGTALSQASGFGVNNPNGVTGFWIVSLVTLLGIIVFTVVFKKGVLSQLPILFGILLGYVTALIVDFGFGVDLIDYSNLLSNHFVSVPHFTLPIPSWAAVISIMPIALATIPESTAHLYQLDLYINNLAKEKGVTRYEIESKLGLNLIGDGIGDIASALVGGPAGTNYGENISTMAITKNFSVWVLGSAAVITMILAFITPLANLVYTIPQPVIGGASIYLFGVIAAQGVAILIEKKVDMFDSKNLGIIAVILIVGLGGTYAFPNGSIPMFGANLPALAFASILGILLNFGLSLISRSKVDNQ
- a CDS encoding IS3 family transposase; translated protein: MVQSMSRVGKCIDNGPIENLWGIIKSEMYYLETFDSSEKLTKAIKDYIKFYNQERIQRKLKSHTPLEYRYMAI